Genomic window (Oncorhynchus nerka isolate Pitt River unplaced genomic scaffold, Oner_Uvic_2.0 unplaced_scaffold_1651, whole genome shotgun sequence):
CGACGTGTGGTATCCAGCTAAAATGGTCCAGAAGCAACAAGCAGCTGCAACTCGGCAGCAGAAGGAACTGACCACCATGCCTCAAGAGTGGCATCCAGCTCAATTTCCCCAGCAGCAGAAGCAACCAGCCCTAATGCTTTTACCGCAGAAGGAACTGACCGCCATACACCAGCAACCTCAGCAAGTGTGGTATCCAGCTAAAATTCCCCAAAACCAACCAACCACTGAACCCCAGCATGCCCCAGCAACCGCAGCAGAAACAACCGCCTTGGCCCAGCAAGCATGGTATCCAGCTCAAAAGCCCCAGCTGCAGAAGCAACCGGCCGCTGAACCTCAGCAGCAAATTGAACCGACCGCCATGCCCCAGCTACctcagcaagtgtggcatccaaTGCACATTCCCCAGCAGCAACAGGAACTGGCCACCATACCCCAGCAAGTGAGGTATCCAGCTCAAATGCCCCAGAAGCATCTGGCCTCCATGCCTCTACCACAGAAGCAACCGACCGCCATGCCCCAGCAAGAGTGGAATCCAGCTCAAATGCCCCAGCAGCAGAAACAACTGGCCACCATGCTGCAGAAGCAACCAGCCCCAATGCTTCAACCGCAGAAGCAACAGGCCACCATGCCCCCGCAAGTATGGCATCCAGCTCAAATGCCTCGGCAGCAAAAGCAACCAGCTACTGAACCTCAGCAGCAAATTGAACCGACCGCCATTTCCCAGCCACCTCAGCAATTGTGGCATCCAGATCAATTTCTCCAGGAGCAGAAGCAACCATTCACTATGCATCTACCGCAGAAGGAACTTACCACCAATCCACCAGAACTGTGGCAATCCGCTCAAATGCCCCAGCAGCATACGCAACCGGCTGCCATGCTTCAGCAAGTGTGGCATCGGGCACAGAAGCAACCGGCCCCTATGCCCCAGCAGCCTCATGATGTGTGGTATCCAGCTAAAATGGTCCAGAAGCAAGTCGCTGCGGTGACCGCCATGCCGCATACGCATCAGCAAGTATGGCATCCAGCTGAATTTCCCCAGAAGCAACCGGCCTCCACGCCTCTACCGCAGGAGCAACCGACCGCCGTACCCCAGCAAGTGTGGTATCCAGCTCAAATGTCACGGCAGCAACTGGCCTCCATGCCTCTACCGCAGAAGCAAATGACCGACGTGCCTCAGCAAGAGTGGCAACCAGCTCAAATACCGCAGAAGCAACCGGCTGCTGAACCGCAGCAGAACGAACCGGCCACCATACCCCAGCAAGTGGGGTATCCAGCTCAAATGTCCCAGCAGCGGAAGCAACACACTGCCATGCCACAGCACCAACTGACCCCCATGCCTCAGCAATTATGGCATGTAGCACAAATGCCCCAGAAGCAACTGGCCCCAATGTCTCAGCAGAATCACTACGAAAGCACTGAAGATGGTGCCTCTAGTAGCACTCAGGCCAGCATCGTTGAACAGTCGGGTGTCATCCCAATCTATTCCTACAGTTCCAAATCGCACTACGAGAATGGCAGGACTGTATTCTCCCTAACCCGCTACACTCCTAGGGAGGCTATGCCTGTTGACAGTGGAAATGCTCCCAAGGACAGTTTTGTTCGTACTGGTGCACCAAGCGTATATCCATCACTAGTGAAGGATTCTGCAAGGTAATGGTTCACTTTAACCTGCTCTGAACTTTGCCCTCTGAATTTGAAGTCCTTTGTACTAACCATATATCTTTCAACAGGAAAATGTAATGGATTCATCCTCTAGAAGCTAATGGTGAGAATTGTTTTTGACATTGGTTACTTAATATTCTGTGTTGCTGACACTGCATTTCTTCCTGCTTTTGTTTCGACCAGGAAGTGTCTGGTGCTCTTGCTACTCTAGCATGAGGGAGTACATGAACAGTTCTAATTTCAAAAATGCCTGGTGTCTTTGAAATAATGGTTCTCGTGTCCATTGCTTGCTAATTGAGAACAGGTGGTGTGCAGTCTGTAGTAAAAATGACTGTTCAGTTAATTCTTTGGTTTTCTAATCTTTTACCTTTGCTACTTGTTGTTCAAAATAAAAGCTTGGGTCTACATTTGTCAAGGGGTGAGTTGTCAGACATTCTTCATATGTTCTTACTTTAGATGTAGGCATGCATTTTATACAGTGAGACTGTCTTCAACCTCAGTAAGCTAGCATATAGGGAATGGTTTTTATATGGTCAAACCATGGCTGATTTAGCTACTAGAATTGAGTGACCATTTGGTTTCAAACTTGCATTTGGCCTTATACTATAGTCCATACCACACATGGCAAAGAGTCAAATCAGTTTAGGAGTGTCTGTTCCATATCTAGCTGACTGAAATGTTATTTTGGATGCTTCAACCCCTGTTGGCACAGCTACCTCCATACTTctgtttgtatgggttacctgtcTTACAATTGTGGGGTCATAGAGGGAAACGTAACTATGTTCGGGAGTCAATTTCCCATAATGgtcagtttgtaggccaaaccgttctgaAGCTATAGATGTTTTTGAGACTGCATTTTTGGGGGTGTCTGACCAACACCACTGTAGCTCGGCCCCTGTCCACCGCAGATGCGAAAGGGCGACAggcggatgcagtggattgagacgcagcccattcAATGTTCTAGCTTCAACTGGATTTTGACAATATTCACCTGTAGCCCATTCTAGTCCATTTATTGTACAACTGAATGGATTTGACTGCCTGGAACAATATTCACAAATATATTCTGTAGACCTTTAAACATCCTTAACCAATTAGACTTTATGAGAATTAGGCCCTTAAATGGACAACCAAAGAGGAAGCTGGTGACAACATGATTTTAGCTAGCTAAGATGTCACCCAGTAGTTGACATATTTGCTGTTTAGTTGACTCTGTTTGGCCA
Coding sequences:
- the LOC135568172 gene encoding uncharacterized protein LOC135568172, with protein sequence MAVMIGIAFRVSWLCSLLIGGITCSTSSDGYLAPGSDAARLYTGPLRSKGYGNYNSPTAQLQAQLTEEQQKHLEAILQNQLAPMPQAPQKMWYPTQMPQQEKQPAAMTQQQTLPASYPKQPQAVWYQVQIPQQQKQPATVPQQQTELTTLPQKQPAAMPIPHKQPTAMPQKAWSQAQMQQKQPATMHQQVWHPAKPQKQKQLATEPQQQKEPASITQQPQQVLHPAKPQKQLAADPQEQIELTAMPQQPQQVWYPAQMLLKQLTAMPQQVWYPAKPQKQLAADPQEQIELTAMPQQPQQVWYPAQMPQKQPVPMRQLQKELTAIPPQLWQSARIPQQHKQPAAKLQQVWQLAPIPQQPHDVWYPAKMVQKQQAAATRRQKELTTMPPQVWHPDQFLQEQKKPAPMHLPQKELTAIPPQLWQSAQMHQQRKQPAAMLQQVWHRAQKQPAPMPQQPHDVWYPAKMVQKQQAAATRQQKELTTMPQEWHPQAWYPAQKPQLQKQPAAEPQQQIEPTAMPQLPQQVWHPMHIPQQQQELATIPQQVRYPAQMPQKHLASMPLPQKQPTAMPQQEWNPAQMPQQQKQLATMLQKQPAPMLQPQKQQATMPPQVWHPAQMPRQQKQPATEPQQQIEPTAISQPPQQLWHPDQFLQEQKQPFTMHLPQKELTTNPPELWQSAQMPQQHTQPAAMLQQVWHRAQKQPAPMPQQPHDVWYPAKMVQKQVAAVTAMPHTHQQVWHPAEFPQKQPASTPLPQEQPTAVPQQVWYPAQMSRQQLASMPLPQKQMTDVPQQEWQPAQIPQKQPAAEPQQNEPATIPQQVGYPAQMSQQRKQHTAMPQHQLTPMPQQLWHVAQMPQKQLAPMSQQNHYESTEDGASSSTQASIVEQSGVIPIYSYSSKSHYENGRTVFSLTRYTPREAMPVDSGNAPKDSFVRTGAPSVYPSLVKDSAR